A genome region from Luteimonas galliterrae includes the following:
- a CDS encoding thiol:disulfide interchange protein DsbA/DsbL, producing MNKRLALLLLALLPLIACSRQEPPAAAPAATEAAAPAVADEAVPADEPAAAADAATTPAPATDPAATATPDAAPAAEAAPPAAAAPAPGAPVAGVDYVLIANGQSFLPLNGKVEVVEVFGYVCPACAQFQPLVNGWKNKLPANVRFTYVPAAFGGPWTNYGKAYYAAETMGLVERTHDDLFKAIHIDQTLKGERGTDSVADIAAFYGKYGVDPKQFASTVESFAVNAKLNKAKQWAIRSGLEGTPTIIVNGKYRVLGKTFPDMLRIADQLIAQESAAAAQ from the coding sequence ATGAACAAGCGCCTTGCCCTGCTGTTGCTGGCTCTGCTGCCGCTGATCGCCTGCAGCCGGCAGGAACCGCCGGCCGCCGCGCCCGCCGCCACCGAAGCCGCCGCACCGGCTGTCGCCGACGAAGCCGTCCCGGCCGACGAACCCGCCGCAGCCGCCGATGCGGCAACGACGCCTGCCCCTGCCACGGATCCCGCAGCCACAGCGACGCCCGATGCCGCACCGGCCGCAGAAGCGGCACCGCCTGCCGCCGCTGCCCCGGCGCCCGGAGCGCCGGTCGCCGGCGTCGACTATGTCCTGATCGCCAACGGCCAGTCCTTCCTGCCCTTGAACGGCAAGGTCGAAGTGGTGGAAGTGTTCGGCTACGTCTGCCCGGCCTGCGCGCAGTTCCAGCCGCTGGTGAACGGCTGGAAGAACAAACTGCCCGCCAACGTGCGCTTCACCTACGTGCCGGCGGCCTTCGGCGGTCCGTGGACCAATTACGGCAAGGCTTATTACGCGGCCGAAACCATGGGCCTGGTCGAACGCACCCACGACGACCTGTTCAAGGCGATCCACATCGACCAGACGCTGAAGGGCGAGCGCGGGACGGATTCGGTCGCAGACATCGCCGCGTTCTACGGCAAGTACGGCGTAGATCCCAAGCAGTTCGCCAGCACGGTGGAAAGCTTCGCCGTCAACGCCAAGCTCAACAAAGCCAAGCAGTGGGCGATCCGTTCCGGCCTGGAAGGCACGCCGACCATCATCGTCAACGGCAAATACCGCGTGCTCGGCAAGACTTTCCCCGACATGCTGCGCATCGCCGACCAGCTGATCGCGCAGGAAAGCGCAGCGGCGGCGCAATAA
- a CDS encoding sulfite exporter TauE/SafE family protein: MFPLLGAIAGVLAGLLGIGGGLVLVAALVWLLPLHGVPKDAAMHAALASSMASIIMTAASSAYAHHRRGSVLWPTVAWMVPGLLLGGWLGSLLAVHLDDAVLRWCVAGYCYLAAAQLTWGGTKAGGHDGVRPRGLPMSAAGVGIGAVSAVVGIGGGSMTVPLLVWRGVAPVRAVGTSSACGIAIGIGSALGYALNAPVGALPSHAVGYVYLPAAIGVAIASVLAAPYGTRLAHAISGKALKRVFAVFLVVMGSSLLFGG, from the coding sequence ATGTTCCCGCTGTTGGGCGCGATCGCGGGCGTGCTCGCGGGGTTGCTCGGCATAGGCGGCGGATTGGTGCTGGTCGCGGCGCTGGTATGGCTGCTGCCGCTGCACGGCGTGCCCAAGGATGCGGCGATGCATGCGGCACTGGCCAGTTCGATGGCCAGCATCATCATGACCGCAGCCTCGTCGGCCTACGCCCATCATCGCCGCGGCAGCGTGCTGTGGCCGACGGTGGCGTGGATGGTCCCCGGCTTGTTGCTGGGCGGCTGGCTGGGCAGCCTGCTGGCGGTGCATCTGGACGATGCCGTTTTGCGCTGGTGCGTGGCTGGCTATTGCTATCTGGCCGCGGCGCAGCTGACCTGGGGCGGCACGAAAGCCGGCGGGCACGACGGCGTACGGCCGCGCGGTTTGCCGATGAGCGCGGCCGGCGTCGGCATCGGTGCGGTGTCGGCGGTGGTCGGCATCGGCGGCGGCAGCATGACGGTGCCGTTGCTGGTCTGGCGCGGGGTGGCGCCCGTGCGCGCGGTCGGCACGTCGTCTGCCTGCGGCATCGCGATCGGCATCGGCAGCGCGCTGGGATACGCGTTGAACGCGCCGGTCGGCGCGCTGCCGTCGCATGCGGTCGGCTACGTGTACTTGCCGGCGGCGATCGGCGTGGCGATCGCATCGGTGCTCGCCGCGCCGTACGGCACGCGGCTGGCGCATGCGATCAGCGGCAAGGCGCTAAAGCGCGTGTTCGCCGTCTTCCTGGTGGTGATGGGCAGCAGCTTGCTGTTCGGCGGTTGA
- a CDS encoding endonuclease/exonuclease/phosphatase family protein has protein sequence MPDSGQDRRRLRLLSANIQAGSSTRRYSDYAMRSWSHVLPAGNKRGSLDTIAQLAGEHDIVGLQESDPGSWRSGFTNQTHYLAERGGFDYWSHQPNRRVGNLASSANGLLSKLEPVEVTDHALPGRISGRGVLMARFGDGDHGLTVAVAHLSLGAQSRRAQLAYIAELLSGHEHAVLMGDFNCMPDRPEMQTLYKHTRLQPPAICVPTFPSWRPQRAIDHILVTDTLNLAGARAFPAAFSDHLALSVELDVPEKALR, from the coding sequence ATGCCCGACTCAGGCCAAGACCGGCGCCGGCTGCGCCTGCTCAGCGCCAATATCCAGGCCGGCTCCAGCACGCGCCGCTACAGCGATTACGCCATGCGCAGCTGGTCGCACGTGCTGCCGGCGGGCAACAAGCGCGGGTCGCTGGATACCATCGCGCAGTTGGCGGGCGAACACGACATCGTCGGGCTGCAGGAAAGCGATCCGGGCAGCTGGCGTTCGGGATTCACCAACCAGACGCATTACTTGGCCGAGCGCGGCGGCTTCGATTATTGGAGCCACCAGCCCAACCGTCGCGTGGGCAACCTCGCTTCCAGTGCGAACGGATTGCTCAGCAAGCTGGAACCGGTCGAGGTCACCGATCACGCGTTGCCCGGCCGCATTTCCGGCCGCGGTGTGCTGATGGCGCGCTTCGGCGACGGCGACCACGGCCTGACCGTGGCGGTGGCGCACCTGTCGCTGGGCGCGCAATCGCGGCGCGCGCAACTGGCCTATATCGCCGAATTGCTTTCCGGCCATGAGCACGCGGTGCTGATGGGCGATTTCAACTGCATGCCCGACCGTCCTGAAATGCAGACGCTGTACAAGCACACGCGCCTGCAGCCTCCGGCGATCTGCGTGCCTACGTTCCCGAGCTGGCGCCCGCAGCGCGCGATCGACCATATCCTGGTCACCGACACTCTGAACCTGGCCGGCGCACGCGCCTTTCCGGCGGCGTTCTCCGACCATCTCGCCTTGTCGGTCGAACTCGACGTGCCGGAAAAAGCCCTGCGCTGA
- a CDS encoding thiol:disulfide interchange protein DsbA/DsbL codes for MLKRFATWSLLAALLIPALAGAQVLIPGTDYDELAQGQPFEPLNGKVEVVEIFAYGCHFCAQFQPLVDQWKRKLPADVRFTYVPATYSLDDPFARAFYAAQAKPGLFARTHEALFQAINTDITVPRNASIDELAAFYSGYGVTAPAFAAAMQTPAVEAKLRKARDFALAVELQGTPSLIVNGKYRVKGASYQDMLRIADQLIAKERSARR; via the coding sequence ATGCTCAAACGCTTCGCGACCTGGTCGCTGCTCGCCGCGTTGCTGATCCCCGCGCTGGCGGGGGCCCAGGTGCTGATACCCGGCACCGACTACGATGAGCTTGCGCAAGGCCAGCCGTTCGAGCCGCTGAACGGCAAGGTGGAAGTGGTCGAGATCTTCGCGTACGGCTGCCACTTCTGCGCCCAGTTCCAGCCCCTCGTCGACCAGTGGAAGCGCAAGCTGCCCGCGGACGTGCGCTTCACCTACGTGCCGGCCACCTACAGCCTGGACGATCCTTTCGCACGCGCCTTCTATGCCGCGCAGGCCAAGCCGGGCCTGTTCGCGCGCACGCATGAGGCCTTGTTCCAAGCCATCAATACCGACATCACCGTGCCGCGCAACGCATCGATCGACGAGCTCGCCGCGTTCTATTCGGGCTACGGCGTGACCGCACCGGCGTTCGCCGCCGCCATGCAGACGCCTGCGGTCGAAGCCAAGCTGCGCAAGGCGCGCGACTTCGCGCTCGCAGTCGAACTGCAAGGCACGCCGAGCCTGATCGTCAACGGCAAGTACCGGGTCAAAGGCGCCAGCTACCAGGACATGCTGCGCATCGCCGACCAATTGATCGCCAAGGAGCGCAGCGCGCGCCGTTGA